The sequence GATGGAAGGGTGTTGGTCAAGCCCACCGCGTTCGCCGAGGATGCGGCCGGCTACGAGAAGCTCTTCGGGCAGCTCGGCGCGAGCGCCGAGCTGCTGGTGGCCATGGAGGCCACCGGCCACTACTGGAAGAACCTCTTCGCCGCCCTGGCCGCGCGCGGCTTCAGCGTCGCGCTGCTTAACCCGGTGCGCACCCATCGCTTCGCCGAGGAGGACCTGCAGCGCACCAAGACTGACGCGATCGACGCCCTGGGCATCGCGCGCTTCGCCGCCCAGAAACGCCCGGCTCCGACTCGGCTGCCCGATCCGGCCACCGAGGAGTTGCGCGAGCTGGTGCGCCTGCGCGAGCGGCTGCTGCAGGAGTTCGGCGATCGGGTCCGCCAGCTCCACCGCCTGGTCGATCTGGGCTTCCCCGAGTTCACCCGCTACGTCCGTAGCCTCGATAGCGAACTCGCGAGCGCCATCCTGCACGACTACCCCACCGCCGCCGCCTTCCGGGGCGTGTCGGCCAAGCGCTTGGCCGCGCTTCGCTACGACGGCCGACATCAGGTCGGCACCGAGCTCGCCGGCCTGCTCCTCGAGGCAGCCAAGCGCTCGGTCGGACACCATCACGGCGAGGCCTATCGCGTGCAGGTGCGATACGCCTGCGAGGATCTGGACACCCTGCGCCGGCGCCTGCGAAGCCTCGATCGCGACATCGCCGGCACCCTGGGCGCGCACGAAGTGGGCACACTGCTCACCACCATCGAGGGCATCGGCCCCAATACCGCCGCACGCCTGATCGCCGAACTCGGCGACCCTGCCGAATTCCGTGATCCCGGCGCGCTCGCCGCCTACGTCGGTGTCGTCCCAGCGCTCAGCCAGTCCGGCAAACGCAAGAGCACGCGCGCAGCCACCACGCCCATCGGCAACGCCCGCTTGCGCGCCGCACTCTGGATGCCCACCCTGACCGCCGTACGCAAGAACCCCTGGCTGCGCGCTCACTAC comes from Candidatus Sulfotelmatobacter sp. and encodes:
- a CDS encoding IS110 family transposase encodes the protein MRFAGVDIASETHVVALVDEDGRVLVKPTAFAEDAAGYEKLFGQLGASAELLVAMEATGHYWKNLFAALAARGFSVALLNPVRTHRFAEEDLQRTKTDAIDALGIARFAAQKRPAPTRLPDPATEELRELVRLRERLLQEFGDRVRQLHRLVDLGFPEFTRYVRSLDSELASAILHDYPTAAAFRGVSAKRLAALRYDGRHQVGTELAGLLLEAAKRSVGHHHGEAYRVQVRYACEDLDTLRRRLRSLDRDIAGTLGAHEVGTLLTTIEGIGPNTAARLIAELGDPAEFRDPGALAAYVGVVPALSQSGKRKSTRAATTPIGNARLRAALWMPTLTAVRKNPWLRAHYQRLLARGKLPKVALVACMHKLLLAVYSVAKHRRPFVAQLTTAQTTP